A genomic region of Streptosporangium lutulentum contains the following coding sequences:
- a CDS encoding N(4)-(beta-N-acetylglucosaminyl)-L-asparaginase: MSGAIVIGSERSEAGLPAAMEILARGGSALDAVEAGLRRCEDNLDDHYVGTGGLPNAQGVVELDASLMIGSSRAFGAVGAVKGFPNPISIARAVLERLPQHSLLVGPGAELFAEENGFERAELLTEESRKLFLAALQPSDESVEGERTAAQAGDELYRKTALDLVNRLAPHDGPWGTINILALDSSGELVVGVSTSGYPWKYPGRVGDSALPGAGNYADVRYGGAACTGRGELSMRALGARGIVADLARGLDPSEACLAMLADAATLPDEYRAELRCLALTPDGRHGAAAGQTGSVYVVMTESSTEPEFHPRSML; encoded by the coding sequence GTGAGCGGCGCCATCGTCATCGGCAGCGAGCGGAGCGAGGCGGGTCTTCCAGCGGCGATGGAGATCCTCGCCCGCGGGGGTTCCGCCCTGGACGCCGTCGAGGCCGGTTTGCGACGATGCGAGGACAACCTGGACGACCACTACGTCGGGACCGGCGGACTGCCGAACGCGCAGGGCGTGGTGGAACTCGACGCGTCACTGATGATCGGTTCGAGCAGGGCCTTCGGCGCGGTGGGAGCGGTGAAGGGGTTTCCCAATCCCATCTCGATCGCACGGGCCGTGCTGGAGCGGCTGCCGCAGCACAGCCTGCTCGTCGGCCCGGGCGCCGAGCTGTTCGCCGAGGAGAACGGGTTCGAACGGGCGGAACTGCTGACGGAGGAGTCCAGGAAGCTCTTCCTGGCGGCTCTGCAACCGTCGGACGAGTCCGTCGAGGGTGAGCGAACCGCGGCCCAGGCCGGCGACGAGCTGTACAGGAAGACCGCGCTGGACCTGGTCAACCGCCTCGCGCCGCATGACGGACCGTGGGGGACCATCAACATCCTGGCGCTGGACTCCTCGGGTGAACTGGTCGTGGGCGTGTCCACCAGCGGCTATCCATGGAAATATCCGGGAAGAGTGGGAGACTCGGCCCTCCCCGGCGCCGGAAACTACGCCGACGTGCGGTACGGCGGAGCGGCCTGCACCGGCCGCGGGGAGCTGAGCATGCGCGCCCTCGGAGCCCGCGGCATCGTCGCCGACCTGGCTCGCGGGCTCGATCCCTCGGAGGCGTGCCTGGCGATGCTGGCCGACGCGGCGACCCTGCCGGACGAATACCGCGCCGAACTGCGCTGCCTGGCCCTCACCCCGGACGGGCGGCACGGCGCGGCGGCGGGCCAGACCGGTTCCGTCTACGTGGTGATGACCGAGTCCTCCACCGAGCCCGAGTTCCACCCGAGGAGCATGCTGTGA
- a CDS encoding SDR family NAD(P)-dependent oxidoreductase produces the protein MTTGNGRTAVVTGTAHGIGSAIAAALEADGIRVHGIDKDTVDVTDSSAVNAFFAEIGDIDILVNNAGGVVGQVHHPIEEITDEGWAAVVAANLTSTFLCTRAAVPGMKRRGSGRIVNISSGAGRSVSLTGIQAYASSKAGQIGFTRQMAHELGRFGVTVNCIAPGFVLSNPSTIKQWESYGEQGQAELVEGIAVRRLGAAEDIAHGVRFFVSEASSWITGQTLSIDGGHALF, from the coding sequence GTGACAACAGGTAACGGCAGGACCGCCGTGGTCACCGGCACGGCACACGGGATCGGGTCGGCCATCGCGGCCGCACTCGAGGCGGACGGGATCCGGGTGCACGGCATCGACAAGGACACCGTGGACGTGACCGACTCGTCCGCGGTCAACGCCTTCTTCGCCGAGATCGGTGACATCGACATCCTGGTCAACAACGCGGGCGGCGTCGTCGGTCAGGTGCACCACCCGATCGAGGAGATCACCGACGAGGGCTGGGCCGCCGTGGTCGCGGCCAACCTGACCAGCACCTTCCTGTGCACCAGGGCGGCGGTGCCGGGCATGAAGCGGCGAGGCTCGGGCCGCATCGTCAACATCTCGTCCGGCGCGGGCCGCAGCGTCAGCCTCACCGGCATCCAGGCCTACGCCAGCTCGAAGGCCGGGCAGATCGGCTTCACCCGCCAGATGGCTCACGAGCTGGGCCGGTTCGGTGTCACGGTCAACTGCATCGCGCCGGGGTTCGTGCTGTCCAACCCCTCGACCATCAAGCAGTGGGAGAGCTACGGCGAGCAGGGCCAGGCCGAGCTCGTCGAAGGCATCGCGGTACGCCGGCTCGGCGCGGCCGAGGACATCGCCCACGGTGTCCGGTTCTTCGTCTCCGAGGCCTCATCCTGGATCACCGGTCAGACTCTCTCGATTGATGGCGGACATGCTCTCTTTTAA
- a CDS encoding ATP-binding cassette domain-containing protein produces MAGNEILSVEGLARHFTPPVSVTDRLFGKKPVVNRAVDGVDLVLHKGETLGLVGESGCGKSTLARSLVGLYSPTAGTIRYDGELVQAKRTRAQRLAIQMVFQDPFSSLNPRMTVEQTLSELLKFHKLVPRNKVDERNRELMHLVGLPERALKQRPRQFSGGQRQRVGIARALALEPTVLIADEPVSALDVSVQANIINLLTDLQETLHLSVIFVSHNMAVVRQISDRTAVMYRGRIVETGETETLFDDPVHPYTKLLIGSVPRLAGAGDAVTDVAAAAAESGAEKAGENPVLAEIAESAARGGTSPCRYADRCPAVVAACAVEPSLIIDPRDSGRSAACVHVAGRKGVVA; encoded by the coding sequence ATGGCGGGAAACGAGATCCTCTCAGTCGAAGGCCTGGCCAGGCACTTCACCCCTCCCGTATCGGTCACCGACCGGCTCTTCGGCAAGAAGCCGGTGGTGAACCGCGCCGTCGACGGTGTGGACCTCGTTCTGCACAAGGGGGAGACGCTCGGGCTGGTCGGCGAGTCAGGCTGTGGCAAGTCCACTCTGGCCCGCTCTCTCGTCGGTCTGTACAGTCCCACCGCCGGCACGATCCGCTACGACGGCGAACTCGTGCAGGCGAAGCGGACCCGGGCCCAGCGGCTCGCCATACAGATGGTGTTCCAGGATCCGTTCAGCTCGCTCAACCCCCGGATGACCGTCGAGCAGACGCTGTCGGAGTTGCTCAAGTTCCACAAACTGGTCCCGCGGAACAAGGTGGACGAGCGCAACCGGGAGCTGATGCACCTGGTCGGCCTGCCCGAGCGGGCCCTGAAGCAGCGGCCGCGGCAGTTCTCCGGCGGGCAGCGGCAGCGGGTGGGCATCGCCCGCGCGCTGGCGCTGGAGCCGACGGTGCTGATCGCCGACGAACCGGTGTCGGCCCTCGACGTCTCGGTGCAGGCCAACATCATCAACCTGCTCACCGATCTCCAGGAGACGCTCCACCTGTCGGTCATCTTCGTCTCGCACAACATGGCGGTCGTACGGCAGATCAGCGACCGGACCGCGGTGATGTACCGGGGCCGCATCGTCGAGACCGGTGAGACCGAGACCCTTTTCGACGACCCCGTCCATCCGTACACCAAGCTGCTCATCGGCTCGGTCCCGAGGCTCGCCGGAGCGGGCGACGCCGTGACGGACGTGGCGGCGGCCGCCGCCGAGAGCGGCGCCGAGAAGGCCGGCGAGAACCCGGTACTGGCGGAGATCGCCGAGTCGGCGGCACGCGGCGGAACCAGTCCGTGCCGCTACGCCGACCGTTGTCCGGCCGTCGTCGCCGCGTGCGCCGTCGAGCCGTCCCTGATAATCGACCCACGTGACAGCGGCCGGTCGGCCGCGTGTGTCCACGTGGCCGGACGCAAAGGAGTGGTCGCGTGA
- a CDS encoding dipeptidase yields MLSFNATDAEYLEELAGYVAVPSVSRDATEETMRTAAEWLAAQLSFADARVVATEGHPLVRGEWLGAPGAPTILVYGHYDVQPTGDLAEWNTPPFELVVDGDVIRGRGVTDDKGPVFIVLKVAQAFIEQEGALPLNIKFLLEGEEEIGSPHLPAYVREHADELAADLVISADGAMWRPSEPSLSIASKGLVTLDIEVTGADADLHSGRFGGTVANPVHALSEILAGLHTADGRVAPEGFYDGIPELSDERRADIAAVPFDEDHYREGLGLDEVFGEAGYSTLERLWERPTLEINGIRAGGKYTVIPHVATGHISCRLVPGQRPERVLAAITDHVLAQKIPGVRVTVRPDEAGVPAYTIPADHPAIRAASAALGHVYPGQDVLLAVIAGTLPATALFEEVLGAKTLFFSFSTADENLHAPNEFMRVSRLREGMRAWEQLWRLLAEGPHRLAPVRGGGSA; encoded by the coding sequence ATGCTCTCTTTTAATGCGACCGACGCCGAATACCTCGAAGAGCTCGCCGGGTACGTCGCGGTGCCCAGCGTGAGCCGGGACGCGACCGAGGAAACCATGCGGACCGCCGCCGAATGGCTCGCGGCCCAGCTGTCCTTCGCCGACGCCCGCGTCGTCGCGACGGAGGGTCACCCGCTGGTACGGGGCGAGTGGCTCGGGGCGCCCGGCGCTCCCACGATCCTCGTCTACGGCCACTACGACGTGCAGCCGACGGGGGACCTCGCCGAGTGGAACACGCCGCCCTTCGAGCTCGTCGTCGACGGCGACGTGATCCGTGGGCGCGGGGTCACCGACGACAAGGGCCCGGTCTTCATCGTGCTCAAGGTGGCGCAGGCGTTCATCGAGCAGGAGGGCGCGCTGCCGCTGAACATCAAGTTCCTCCTGGAGGGCGAGGAGGAGATCGGCAGCCCCCACCTCCCGGCCTACGTGCGTGAGCACGCGGACGAACTCGCGGCCGACCTGGTGATCTCCGCCGACGGAGCCATGTGGCGCCCGAGCGAGCCGTCGCTGTCGATCGCCTCCAAGGGCCTGGTGACGCTGGACATCGAGGTCACCGGGGCGGACGCGGACCTGCACTCCGGACGGTTCGGCGGTACGGTGGCCAACCCCGTGCACGCCCTGAGCGAGATCCTGGCCGGACTGCACACGGCCGACGGGCGGGTCGCGCCCGAGGGCTTCTACGACGGGATCCCCGAGCTGAGCGACGAGCGCCGCGCCGACATCGCGGCGGTGCCCTTCGACGAGGACCACTACCGGGAGGGCCTCGGCCTCGACGAGGTCTTCGGCGAAGCCGGCTACAGCACGCTGGAACGGCTGTGGGAGCGTCCCACGCTCGAGATCAACGGGATCCGGGCCGGTGGCAAGTACACGGTCATCCCGCACGTCGCGACCGGTCACATCTCCTGCCGGCTGGTCCCGGGCCAGCGCCCGGAACGGGTGCTGGCGGCGATCACCGACCATGTGCTCGCGCAGAAGATCCCCGGCGTCCGCGTCACGGTGCGCCCCGACGAGGCCGGCGTGCCCGCCTACACGATCCCCGCCGACCACCCGGCGATCCGGGCGGCGAGCGCGGCACTCGGACACGTCTACCCGGGACAGGACGTCCTGCTGGCGGTCATCGCCGGGACGCTGCCGGCCACGGCGCTGTTCGAGGAGGTGCTGGGCGCCAAGACGCTCTTCTTCTCCTTCTCCACGGCGGACGAGAACCTGCACGCGCCGAACGAGTTCATGCGCGTCTCCCGCCTGCGCGAAGGCATGCGGGCCTGGGAACAGCTGTGGCGGCTGCTCGCCGAAGGACCGCACCGGCTGGCTCCGGTCCGCGGCGGCGGGTCCGCGTGA
- a CDS encoding creatininase family protein, with product MRVFDSNWMQIADYLQRDDRIVLPIGSTEQHAYLSLGTDALLAERVSVEAAEPLGVPVLPVLPFGMAPYFTEYPGSMSLRISTYIEVMRDLLDGLASQGFRRIAVVNGHGGNSPIAGLIREWVCRPREHRVQVLFHSWYNAPKTAEAASRFDDDQFHGSWLENFAWTRVAGVEIPDGSAPVIPRSMANDVTAREMKELSPDGSLGGAYQRSDEDMQIVWDAGVAEVRELLEKGWLDQ from the coding sequence GTGCGGGTCTTCGACAGCAACTGGATGCAGATCGCCGACTATCTCCAACGCGACGATCGCATCGTGCTTCCGATCGGCTCGACGGAGCAGCACGCGTACCTCTCGCTGGGAACGGACGCGTTACTGGCCGAGCGGGTGTCGGTGGAGGCGGCGGAGCCACTCGGCGTGCCGGTCCTGCCGGTCCTGCCGTTCGGCATGGCGCCGTACTTCACCGAGTACCCGGGCAGCATGAGCCTGCGGATCAGCACCTACATCGAGGTGATGCGCGACCTGCTGGACGGCCTGGCCTCCCAGGGCTTCCGGCGCATCGCGGTGGTCAACGGCCACGGGGGGAACTCACCCATCGCCGGCCTCATCCGCGAATGGGTCTGCCGGCCGCGGGAGCACCGGGTGCAGGTCCTGTTCCACAGCTGGTACAACGCGCCGAAGACGGCGGAGGCCGCCTCCCGCTTCGACGACGACCAGTTTCACGGCTCCTGGCTGGAGAACTTCGCCTGGACCAGGGTCGCCGGAGTCGAGATCCCCGATGGCAGCGCGCCGGTCATCCCACGGTCGATGGCGAACGACGTGACCGCGCGGGAGATGAAGGAGCTCTCTCCCGACGGGAGTCTGGGCGGGGCTTACCAACGCAGTGATGAAGACATGCAGATCGTCTGGGACGCCGGCGTGGCCGAGGTCCGCGAGCTGCTCGAGAAGGGATGGCTCGACCAGTGA
- a CDS encoding M55 family metallopeptidase, translating to MKIYISSDMEGTAGVVDWDQCVAGGAQYPYYTELLTGEINAAIEGAMQAGATEFLVNDSHSKMANLKPDALAGRAGYLSGRYKPMYMMQGLDASFDAIFLVSYHGSMGSKGSVLSHTYFPLAFAEVTVNGVVAGEAGINSLVSAAYQVPIVLVTGDATTAEETERFCPGIKAAVVKRSISRFSAESLHPAEARDLIREQARSAIEDLPTARQTAIGLPVTLGISFRSSDYCELACRIAGVERTGDLSASITGDDPLRVYQTFITVVLLCRGLVE from the coding sequence GTGAAGATCTACATCTCCTCCGACATGGAGGGCACCGCCGGCGTCGTCGACTGGGACCAGTGCGTCGCCGGAGGGGCACAGTACCCGTACTACACCGAGCTGCTGACCGGTGAGATCAACGCCGCCATCGAAGGCGCGATGCAGGCCGGCGCCACCGAGTTCCTGGTCAACGACTCGCATTCGAAGATGGCCAACCTGAAACCGGACGCGCTCGCCGGGCGGGCCGGTTATCTGTCCGGCCGGTACAAGCCGATGTACATGATGCAGGGGCTCGACGCGAGCTTCGACGCGATCTTCCTGGTGTCCTATCACGGCTCGATGGGCAGCAAGGGCTCGGTTCTGTCGCACACCTACTTCCCGCTCGCGTTCGCCGAGGTCACCGTCAACGGCGTCGTCGCGGGCGAGGCCGGCATCAACTCCCTGGTGTCGGCCGCCTACCAGGTGCCGATCGTGCTGGTCACCGGCGACGCGACGACCGCCGAGGAGACCGAGCGGTTCTGCCCGGGGATCAAGGCCGCGGTCGTGAAGAGGTCGATCTCCCGGTTCTCCGCGGAATCGCTGCACCCGGCGGAGGCCAGGGACCTGATCCGTGAGCAGGCCCGGTCCGCCATCGAGGATCTCCCCACCGCGAGGCAGACGGCCATCGGCCTCCCCGTCACCCTGGGCATCTCCTTCCGCAGCAGCGACTACTGCGAGCTGGCGTGCAGGATCGCCGGGGTCGAGCGGACCGGTGACCTCTCGGCGAGCATCACCGGCGACGATCCGCTGCGGGTCTATCAGACGTTCATCACCGTCGTCCTGCTGTGCAGGGGCCTCGTCGAATGA
- a CDS encoding Lrp/AsnC family transcriptional regulator translates to MPPRRRPASPNTSTAPLRDLAMPAQSPPVPLDDVDRQILVLLSKDSRRSQRALARELGMSAPAVGERIARLERLGVIRGYGVHLDWVAAGFPMTVYLTITAVQGYQQRDLVEKLALIPELEGLDIVTGAIDLLARLRVRDHLHLRQLLMERVWQIEGVQRTETSLSLVEVGPKNLVAELLSDPSGDPA, encoded by the coding sequence ATGCCCCCACGCCGCCGCCCCGCCTCACCCAACACCTCGACCGCTCCGCTGCGAGATCTGGCCATGCCCGCGCAGTCGCCGCCGGTCCCGCTCGACGACGTGGACAGGCAGATACTCGTGTTGCTCAGCAAGGACTCCCGGCGCTCCCAGCGGGCGCTGGCCCGTGAGCTGGGGATGTCCGCTCCCGCGGTCGGGGAGCGCATCGCACGCCTGGAGCGCCTCGGTGTGATCCGTGGGTACGGCGTCCACCTGGACTGGGTCGCGGCGGGTTTCCCCATGACGGTGTATCTGACGATCACAGCCGTTCAGGGCTACCAGCAGAGGGACCTCGTCGAGAAGCTCGCCCTCATTCCCGAGCTGGAGGGGCTCGACATCGTCACCGGCGCGATCGACCTGCTCGCCCGGCTCCGGGTCCGTGATCACTTGCATCTGCGGCAGCTGCTCATGGAGCGCGTCTGGCAGATCGAGGGCGTGCAACGTACCGAGACGTCGCTGAGCCTGGTGGAGGTCGGGCCGAAGAACCTGGTGGCCGAGCTGCTGTCGGACCCCTCCGGCGACCCGGCCTGA
- a CDS encoding MaoC family dehydratase: MTVREGWQGRYFEDFEVGDVYRHGLGRTVTQTDNIWFTLLTQNTARVHFDAHYAAQTGFGRPLVNSAFTIALVTGQSVNDVSYNVMANLGWDEVRLPNPLFEGDTVYSSSEVLALRESRSRPEVGIVTVRTTGTNQDGTVVITFSRTVMVYRRGFGPVQGPMTGG, translated from the coding sequence ATGACCGTACGCGAGGGATGGCAGGGCCGTTACTTCGAGGACTTCGAGGTCGGTGACGTGTACCGGCACGGGCTCGGGCGCACGGTCACGCAGACGGACAACATCTGGTTCACCCTGCTCACGCAGAACACCGCCCGGGTCCACTTCGACGCGCACTACGCGGCGCAGACCGGGTTCGGGCGGCCGCTCGTCAACTCCGCCTTCACGATCGCGCTCGTGACCGGGCAGTCGGTCAACGACGTCTCCTACAACGTGATGGCGAACCTGGGCTGGGACGAGGTGCGGCTGCCGAATCCCCTGTTCGAGGGCGACACGGTCTACTCGTCGTCGGAGGTGCTCGCGCTCCGGGAGTCGCGTTCCCGGCCGGAGGTCGGAATCGTCACCGTGCGGACCACGGGCACCAATCAGGACGGGACGGTCGTCATCACCTTCAGCCGGACGGTGATGGTCTACCGGCGAGGCTTCGGGCCCGTGCAGGGACCGATGACCGGCGGGTGA
- a CDS encoding CaiB/BaiF CoA transferase family protein, giving the protein MTPLSDVRIIAIEQYGAGPFGSVHLADLGAEVIKIEDPSTGGDVGRYVVPEQHGEDSLFFETFNRNKRSLGLDISTPQGRAVFEDLVRVSDVVHSNLRGDVPAKLRIRYDDLKHLNPAIVCSSLSGFGMTGPRSAEPGYDYVLQGMAGWMDITGEPGGPPTKSGLSLVDYSGGLVAAASILAALHAARRDGVGADCDISLFDTAISMLTYPAAWQLNGDFEPKRTRHSAHPSLVPFQAFPTGDGWLVVACPKEKFFRRLAETLGHPEWPDDPRYRDFAARRENAATLLAELEAVFASGTSEHWLGLLRAAGVPCGPVNTVAQALRDPHTIARGMVVETEHPYFGTVRQVASPLRVGSDERRYRRGPRRDEDADYVLTEVLGYDAERIRRLREGED; this is encoded by the coding sequence GTGACGCCGTTGTCGGATGTCCGGATCATCGCGATCGAGCAGTACGGCGCCGGGCCGTTCGGCAGCGTGCACCTGGCGGACCTCGGCGCCGAGGTCATCAAGATCGAGGATCCCTCGACCGGCGGGGACGTCGGGCGGTACGTGGTTCCCGAACAGCACGGCGAGGACAGCCTGTTCTTCGAGACGTTCAACCGCAACAAGCGAAGTCTCGGCCTCGACATCTCCACGCCCCAGGGCCGTGCCGTGTTCGAGGACCTGGTGAGGGTCAGCGACGTGGTGCACTCGAACCTGAGGGGGGACGTCCCGGCCAAGCTGAGGATCCGCTACGACGACCTCAAACACCTCAATCCCGCGATCGTGTGCAGCTCGCTCAGCGGCTTCGGGATGACGGGGCCGCGCAGCGCGGAGCCCGGGTACGACTACGTGCTGCAGGGCATGGCCGGCTGGATGGACATCACCGGCGAGCCCGGGGGACCGCCCACCAAATCCGGCCTCTCGCTGGTGGACTATTCGGGCGGGCTGGTGGCGGCGGCGTCGATCCTGGCCGCACTGCACGCCGCGCGGCGCGACGGGGTCGGCGCCGACTGCGACATCAGCCTGTTCGACACGGCGATCTCGATGCTGACCTATCCGGCCGCCTGGCAGCTCAACGGCGACTTCGAGCCCAAGCGGACCCGCCACTCGGCTCACCCGTCGCTCGTTCCCTTCCAGGCCTTCCCCACGGGGGACGGCTGGCTGGTGGTGGCCTGCCCGAAGGAGAAGTTCTTCCGGCGGCTCGCCGAGACGCTCGGGCATCCGGAGTGGCCGGACGACCCCCGATACCGTGACTTCGCCGCCCGCAGGGAGAACGCCGCGACCCTGCTGGCCGAGCTGGAGGCGGTGTTCGCCTCCGGCACGAGCGAGCACTGGCTGGGCCTTCTCCGGGCGGCCGGGGTGCCGTGCGGGCCCGTGAACACGGTGGCGCAGGCCCTGCGGGATCCACACACGATCGCCCGGGGCATGGTCGTCGAGACCGAACACCCCTATTTCGGAACCGTGCGGCAGGTGGCGAGCCCGCTGAGGGTGGGTTCGGACGAGCGCCGGTACAGACGCGGTCCCCGGCGCGACGAGGACGCCGACTACGTCCTCACCGAGGTGCTCGGTTACGACGCGGAGCGCATCAGGCGACTGCGCGAGGGGGAGGACTGA
- a CDS encoding methylaspartate ammonia-lyase, with translation MRIVEVLTQPVRTGFFADDQAAIRAGAEHDGFAYSGIPITPGFSAIRQAGEALSVLLLLEDGSVAHGDCAAVQYSGAGGRDPLFSAEAARRDVEEHLRPLLVGAELGSFRELAGRVDACHGASGPLHTAIRYGVTQAVLDAVAQSRRLTMAEVVRDEYSTGADLKPVPMFAQTGDDRYGNAEKMILKQVDVLPHGLFNNEAKLGDRGELLEDYLRWLVDRIGRLRPDSAYVPRLHFDTYGTVGLVFGGDVDAVAGYLARLGEVAGPYELVVEHPIDAGGREAQIETYVRLRAALRRTGSQVKIAVDEWCNTLEDIKMFVDRGAADVIHVKTPDLGGVNNVIEALLLVRDRGLVAYCGGTCNETDRSAQVSANVAMACAAGQVLAKPGMGVDEGLMIVGNEMARVAAIAAARRPGETVLP, from the coding sequence ATGAGAATCGTCGAAGTCCTCACCCAGCCGGTCCGCACCGGATTCTTCGCCGACGACCAGGCGGCCATCAGGGCCGGTGCCGAACACGACGGCTTCGCCTACTCGGGCATCCCGATCACGCCGGGCTTCTCCGCGATCCGGCAGGCCGGCGAGGCGCTGTCGGTGCTGCTGCTGCTCGAAGACGGCTCGGTCGCCCACGGTGACTGCGCCGCCGTGCAGTACAGCGGCGCCGGCGGTCGCGACCCGCTCTTCAGCGCGGAGGCGGCCCGCCGGGACGTCGAGGAACACCTGAGGCCGTTGCTGGTCGGCGCCGAGCTCGGCTCGTTCCGCGAGCTGGCCGGGCGGGTGGATGCCTGCCACGGCGCCTCCGGCCCGCTGCACACGGCCATCCGGTACGGCGTGACCCAGGCGGTGCTCGACGCGGTCGCGCAGAGCCGGCGGCTCACGATGGCCGAGGTCGTACGGGACGAGTACTCGACCGGCGCGGACCTCAAGCCGGTGCCGATGTTCGCGCAGACCGGCGACGACCGGTACGGCAACGCGGAGAAGATGATCCTCAAACAGGTGGACGTGCTGCCGCACGGCCTGTTCAACAACGAGGCCAAGCTGGGAGACCGGGGAGAGCTTCTCGAGGACTATCTGCGGTGGCTGGTGGACAGGATCGGCCGGTTGCGCCCCGACAGCGCGTACGTCCCCAGGCTGCATTTCGACACCTACGGCACCGTGGGGCTGGTCTTCGGCGGTGACGTCGACGCGGTCGCCGGTTACCTCGCCCGTCTCGGAGAGGTCGCCGGCCCGTACGAGCTGGTCGTCGAGCATCCGATCGACGCCGGGGGCCGGGAGGCCCAGATCGAGACCTACGTGCGGCTCCGGGCCGCCCTCCGGCGGACGGGCTCGCAGGTGAAGATCGCCGTCGACGAGTGGTGCAACACCCTTGAGGACATCAAGATGTTCGTCGACCGGGGCGCCGCCGACGTGATCCACGTCAAGACGCCGGACCTCGGTGGGGTCAACAACGTCATTGAGGCGCTGCTGCTGGTCCGCGATCGGGGTCTCGTCGCGTACTGCGGGGGAACATGTAACGAGACGGACCGTTCGGCGCAGGTCAGCGCCAATGTGGCCATGGCGTGCGCGGCCGGGCAGGTGCTCGCCAAGCCCGGCATGGGAGTCGACGAAGGACTGATGATCGTGGGGAACGAGATGGCACGGGTGGCGGCGATCGCGGCGGCACGCCGTCCCGGGGAGACGGTGCTGCCGTGA
- a CDS encoding dipeptidase — translation MTGEPYRSYGYLTPGVDLPVFELAPEFDRVPPYAGGLGVDDRSRAERLLRDSVVISLHDHPVRFPDDMRQTPEYNRTGRQHTAFAGLAASGMTVVFDNMMDGTACVTGNAPWRWLDIITDLGMRQADIAHQSDVVVIRTLADIHDAHRAGKVGLLFGLEAATPIENEIDRLDVLYGLGLRQIGIAYSDSNALGSGLNETVDGGLTDFGRRAVARMNKLGLAVDISHSSDRTGIDTCSVSERPVFMTHAGARAVWDTPRMKSDDVLRAVAETGGVIGMSAAPHTTLSHAHPRHSILSVMDHFRYCLDLVGIEHVAFGPDTLYGDHVGLHTVFGHLLKVGAAAPGGPSFEKVEYVDGLENPTENFANICGWLVREGFSDSEIAAVLGGNILRALEQIWAY, via the coding sequence ATGACCGGCGAGCCGTACCGGTCCTACGGGTACCTCACCCCGGGCGTCGACCTTCCCGTTTTCGAGCTGGCCCCGGAGTTCGACCGCGTCCCGCCGTACGCCGGCGGGCTCGGCGTGGACGACCGGTCGCGGGCGGAGCGGCTGCTGCGCGACAGCGTCGTCATCAGCCTGCACGACCACCCGGTGCGGTTCCCCGACGACATGCGGCAGACCCCGGAGTACAACCGGACGGGACGCCAGCACACGGCGTTCGCCGGGCTCGCCGCCTCCGGCATGACCGTGGTGTTCGACAACATGATGGACGGCACCGCCTGCGTCACCGGCAACGCGCCGTGGCGGTGGCTGGACATCATCACCGACCTCGGCATGCGGCAGGCCGACATCGCGCACCAGAGCGACGTCGTCGTGATCCGGACGCTGGCCGACATCCACGACGCCCACCGGGCGGGCAAGGTGGGGCTGCTGTTCGGCCTGGAGGCCGCGACGCCGATCGAGAACGAGATCGACCGGCTCGACGTGCTGTACGGCCTCGGCCTGCGGCAGATCGGCATCGCCTACTCCGACTCGAACGCGCTCGGCAGCGGCCTGAACGAGACCGTCGACGGCGGCCTGACCGACTTCGGCAGGCGTGCGGTCGCCCGGATGAACAAGCTGGGCCTGGCCGTCGACATCTCGCACTCCTCCGACCGGACCGGCATCGACACCTGCTCCGTCAGCGAGCGCCCCGTCTTCATGACGCACGCCGGAGCGCGTGCGGTCTGGGACACGCCGCGGATGAAGTCCGACGACGTCCTGCGCGCCGTGGCCGAGACGGGCGGGGTGATCGGCATGTCCGCGGCGCCGCACACGACGCTGTCCCACGCCCATCCCCGGCACAGCATCCTGTCGGTGATGGACCACTTCCGGTACTGCCTGGACCTGGTCGGCATCGAGCACGTCGCGTTCGGACCCGACACCCTCTACGGCGACCACGTCGGCCTGCACACCGTCTTCGGGCACCTGCTCAAGGTGGGAGCCGCCGCCCCCGGGGGTCCCTCCTTCGAAAAGGTGGAGTACGTGGACGGGCTGGAGAACCCGACCGAGAACTTCGCCAACATCTGCGGATGGCTGGTGCGGGAAGGGTTCTCCGACAGCGAGATCGCCGCCGTACTGGGCGGCAACATCCTGCGGGCACTCGAGCAGATCTGGGCCTATTGA